A section of the Macadamia integrifolia cultivar HAES 741 chromosome 9, SCU_Mint_v3, whole genome shotgun sequence genome encodes:
- the LOC122088756 gene encoding uncharacterized protein LOC122088756 codes for MNEFIYPTKTGKVRRSTNYTWCLPFYKAIVDGNWKTVSQFLSENEGVLTVRLTSEGDLPIHVAVQQGKVEIAKEFIKKMPTKLLSEQGKHGRTVLHVAASGGNEAIVKAIVEKDAKLVMIKSKYYMDRIPIIVAARASNKDVVNYLYPITINQEAIQKEDNNGQREITRATILTRLIFGDFYEQAFDLLKKYPHLVLTKDDCKYTAVEALSIKPAAFQSSVPNKRRIGTLGYYFMNSLLDVHVDIKNARWCTRGDVENSFDANEDNIQGNIMCGLCTSTNCIIFQFCKDLWLSFRWLFQNALIKLVPHCKYIYEEKLKHYEAYKLVKEVWRLLSEVEDLEEAQNDVLVSAMFRATRHGIVEFIEECINNCPQLLSRLRITSDFSANEAGQTIFHHAISNRQEKIFGLIHRLGPLKNDIATMKDASGNRMSHLAAKKAPTQRLNQVSGAALQMQRELLWYKEVESVMPSIYALYENNKKETSIALFTEEHKELLKEGAAWMKDTATQCMVVATLITTIIFAAVFTIPGTNKESSCDYARGVEYNYIHGKFPIIFVISNILALCSSVASMLVFLAIITSRYAEEDFLSTLPRMLMMGLLFLFVSIVGMMIAFVTVILVMLRYEVLWISLPIVFVAIIPVTIYALVELPLFMQLMFTTASSDVFFGKRNLNKHA; via the exons ATGAATGAGTTCATTTATCCAACAAAAACAG GGAAAGTGAGGAGAAGCACAAATTACACATGGTGCCTCCCCTTTTACAAAGCTATTGTAGATGGTAATTGGAAGACTGTCTCGCAGTTCCTCTCAGAAAATGAGGGAGTTCTTACAGTGAGGCTCACATCAGAAGGAGATCTTCCTATTCATGTGGCAGTTCAACAAGGAAAGGTTGAAATTGCAAAagagtttattaaaaaaatgccCACAAaacttctatcagaacaaggAAAACATGGTAGAACAGTCCTTCATGTTGCTGCTTCAGGTGGGAATGAAGCGATCGTCAAGGCTATTGTAGAAAAAGATGCGAAACTAGTGATGATCAAAAGCAAATACTACATGGATAGAATTCCGATCATCGTCGCTGCAAGGGCCAGCAACAAAGATGTGGTGAATTATCTTTATCCGATCACCATAAACCAAGAAGCTATTCAGAAGGAAGACAACAATGGCCAACGTGAAATAACTAGAGCTACAATTCTTACTCGTCTAATTTTTGGTGATTTTTATG agcaAGCTTTCGATCTACTAAAGAAATACCCACATTTAGTCTTGACCAAGGATGATTGCAAGTATACAGCCGTGGAAGCACTCTCGATAAAGCCTGCTGCATTTCAAAGTTCAGTaccaaacaaaagaagaatTGGGACTTTGGGATATTATTTCATGAACTCAT TGCTAGATGTTCATGTTGATATCAAAAATGCTCGTTGGTGCACGAGAGGAGACGTGGAAAATTCTTTCGATGCCAACGAAGACAACATTCAAG GAAATATCATGTGTGGACTATGCACTAGTACaaattgtattatttttcaGTTTTGCAAGGATCTATGGCTAAGCTTCCGCTGGCTATTTCAGAATGCACTTATTAAACTAG TGCCTCATTGCAAGTACATATATGAGGAGAAGTTGAAGCATTATGAAGCTTATAAGCTAGTAAAGGAAGTATGGAGGCTACTATCAGAAGTTGAAGACCTTGAGGAGGCTCAGAATGATGTACTGGTTTCAGCAATGTTTCGAGCAACAAGGCATGGGATTGTTGAATTTATCGAAGAGTGTATCAACAACTGTCCTCAACTTTTATCACGATTGAGAATTACATCAGATTTCAGTGCAAATGAAGCAGGCCAAACAATATTTCATCATGCAATCAGCAACCGCCAAGAAAAGATTTTCGGGCTTATCCATCGCCTAGGCCCATTGAAGAATGATATTGCAACCATGAAGGATGCATCAGGAAACCGCATGTCTCATCTAGCTGCCAAAAAAGCACCTACTCAGAGGCTCAATCAAGTTTCTGGTGCAGCTCTCCAAATGCAACGTGAGCTACTATGGTATAAG GAAGTGGAAAGTGTTATGCCCTCCATCTATGCGTTATatgaaaacaataaaaaggaaacatcAATAGCATTATTCACGGAGGAGCATAAAGAACTACTAAAAGAAGGAGCAGCATGGATGAAAGATACAGCAACACAATGCATGGTGGTAGCAACACTAATCACTACAATTATATTTGCAGCAGTGTTTACCATCCCAGGTACCAATAAGGAGAGTAGTTGTGATTATGCAAGAGGAGTGGAATACAATTACATACATGGCAAGTTTCCTATAATTTTTGTCATATCAAACATATTAGCCCTTTGCTCTTCTGTTGCTTCAATGTTGGTGTTTCTAGCCATTATTACTTCACGATATGCAGAAGAAGACTTCTTATCTACTTTGCCTCGGATGTTGATGATGGGCCTTTTATTTCTCTTCGTCTCTATAGTGGGGATGATGATAGCCTTTGTGACAGTTATCTTAGTCATGCTTCGCTACGAAGTTCTATGGATCTCCTTGCCAATTGTCTTTGTAGCAATTATCCCAGTCACTATATATGCTTTGGTGGAACTTCCTCTCTTCATGCAATTGATGTTTACCACAGCCTCATCAGATGTCTTCTTCGGGAAGAGAAATTTAAATAAGCATGCATGA